The following is a genomic window from Deltaproteobacteria bacterium.
AGGTGGAGGCCTATAAAGAGCTGTGTACGACCATCACTCAGTGTTCGTACGGTATGGGCCTGCCAGACTTTCTCAAAAAGATTCTTTGTCATGTTACTCACGCTTCCCTAGAACTTTCGTCCACCCTCATTCGCCAAACGTACCGGCAAATAATCCGGTCTCCATGTGCGGTCTTCAACGTACTTCTCAATAGCCTCGTCTTGCACTTTATCGACAGTAGCCACACCGTCAACGAAAGCTCGGCGCATGACGGAAACCGCCACTGCTTTACTGGCATCCTTTAACCGGCTCAATTCAGGAAAAAGTCGTTCTTCTTCCCCGTAATGTAGCTCGGTAAATTCTGCCAAAGCGTATGCTGCTTCCCAAACCATATCGTCACTGATGTAGGTTGCGCCGCTTAGAACAGTTCCCACTCCAACGCCGGGGAAAATAAATGCGTTATTTCCCTGATTCGCAAAATAGGTTTTCCCTGAAAGCTTAACATCGTCAAACGGACTGCCTGTCGCCACCAAAGCTTGTCCATCTGTCCAGCTAAGGAAGTCTTCCGGAGTGCCTTCGCTCAGCATCGTCGGGTTTGACAATGCAAACACGATAGGACGGGTTGTATTCTTTGAAACGGCATCCACCCATTCACGTGTGAATGACCCGGGCTGACCGCTGAGTCCCAAAAGGCCGGTAACGCCTGCTTGCTCAATGGTTTCTAAAACCGTAGGACTACTTCCCTCAATGTCCCAATCAGCAAAGTCGGAAGCCTTGCGAGCGAATGGCTTTTTATACTCAACCAAGTCTCGGTCATCACGAAGTACGCCTCGTGAATCGTATACAAACAAACGCTGCATGGCTTCATCGTGAGTGAGGCCCTCTCGCTTAAGAGCCTCTCTGATAGCCCATGCAACCCCGATACCACCGGCTCCTGCACCGTAGACCAAGAACTTCTGGTCAGTGATTTTTTCGCCCTTGAGGCGGCAAGCCCGTAAAACACCCGCAAGTGCCACAGCACCCGTTCCTTGGATGTCGTCGTTAAAGGATGCCACTTTATCACGGTAGCGATGCAACACATGGAACGCCGCTTCCTTGGAAAGGTCCTCCCACTGAATCACAACCCGTGGCATTTTCTTTACAACACCGCTTACAAATTGGTCGATGAAATCGATGTAACTATCACCATGCATTCGAGTCTGGCGCGCACCAACATAGAGTGGGTCATCCAGTAAATGTTGCGTATCGGTTCCAACATCAAGACACACCGGCATACTGTGAAAAGGACTAATGCCTCCGCCCACGGTGTAGAGTGCGAGCTTGCCTATCGAAATTGCTAAACCACCGTAGCCCTGATCGCCGATACCTAGAATTGCCGATGAATCGGTCGCCACGATAAGCCGCGTATCCGTCAACGGATAATCTTCAAGCATCTGGTCGATGGCATCAATGTTATCCGGCGAGACCGATAGGCCGCGAGGGTTTTCATAAAGCTTACTGAAGTTGGCCACAGCATCGCCAACTGTAGGCGTATAGATGACCGGCATCATCTCTTCGAGATGCTTAGCAACCAATGCGTAAAATAGAATTTCATGCCGCTCTTGTAGCCCGCGCAAAAACTGATAACGCGCCAATGGGTCTGCTTGACGGCAATAACCATTGTATGCCCGCTCAATCTGTTCTTCCTGCGTGCAAACCTGCGAAGGCAAAAGGCCCTCAAGCCCAAGACTTCGGCGTTCTTCACGTGTGAACGCTGTGCCCTTATTGGTTAATACCAAACGCAAGAGCGCGATACCCCGGACAAAGCTAACCATATACGGTGAGCCATCTTCATCCTGGCAAATGTCGAAGTAAGTACATACTGGTTTCGGATCAGGAACAAGTTCCAGTGAGCGAAATTCAGTTTGACCGTCTTTAGGCTTCTTTACAGCTTTAGCACCCGTCATATTAAGCGCATTCCTTTCGAGAACCCGTCAGTGTCTTTACTTGATGACCAACAGCTGCACCCATTTCTTCGGTGCCGACCATGCGTTCGTGCTCTTCGCCCGATGCGATATCACCTGTGCGAAGACCTTGCGCTAAAACCGCTTCAACCGCATCGTCGACCAAGCATCCAAGATCGGGACGTTGTGCCGAATGCGTTAGAAGCATTGAGACAGAAAGAATCGTAGCCAAAGGGTTTGCCTTACCCTGACCGGCAATATCCGGCGCCGTCCCATGAACGGGCTCGTAGATACCGGGGCCATCACCCAATGAAGCTGAGGGTAGCATTCCAAGAGAACCTGTCAGTGCGGCTGATGCATCACTCAAAATATCCCCAAAGATATTACCCGTCACCAAGACATCGAATTGAGCTGGATTGGTCACCATTTGCATCGCACAGTTATCAACATACATGTGCGAGAGCTCTACCTCAGGATACTCCTTGGACAGATCTGTCATGACCTCACGCCATAACCTCTGCACTTCGAGAACATTCGCTTTATCTACGCTCAAGAGCTTTTTCTCTCGGCCCATAGCGGTCTCAAATGCCACACGACCAATTCGGCGAATTTCGTCTTCGTGGTAAATCATCGTGTTGCTACCCACACGGCCTGTGTCGGTTTCAACAATGCCGCGCGGCTCACCAAAGTAGATACCGCCAATCAGTTCGCGAACGGTTACAAAGTCCACATCCGATGTAAGGTCTGGTCGAAGCGGGCTCGCACCGCAAAGGCTGTCAAAAAAACGAGCCGGTCGCAGATTTGCATAGACCTCTAAAGAACCCCGCAAACTCAATAGGCCACGCTCTGGTCGCATGGCGCCAGTGAGTTCATCCCACTTCGGTCCGCCCACGGCACCTAGCAAAACAGCATCGCTTGCCTTTACCAGCCGCTCACATGAGTCAGGAAATGGATTGTTGGAGGAATCTATCGCAGCAC
Proteins encoded in this region:
- a CDS encoding NAD-dependent malic enzyme; this translates as MTGAKAVKKPKDGQTEFRSLELVPDPKPVCTYFDICQDEDGSPYMVSFVRGIALLRLVLTNKGTAFTREERRSLGLEGLLPSQVCTQEEQIERAYNGYCRQADPLARYQFLRGLQERHEILFYALVAKHLEEMMPVIYTPTVGDAVANFSKLYENPRGLSVSPDNIDAIDQMLEDYPLTDTRLIVATDSSAILGIGDQGYGGLAISIGKLALYTVGGGISPFHSMPVCLDVGTDTQHLLDDPLYVGARQTRMHGDSYIDFIDQFVSGVVKKMPRVVIQWEDLSKEAAFHVLHRYRDKVASFNDDIQGTGAVALAGVLRACRLKGEKITDQKFLVYGAGAGGIGVAWAIREALKREGLTHDEAMQRLFVYDSRGVLRDDRDLVEYKKPFARKASDFADWDIEGSSPTVLETIEQAGVTGLLGLSGQPGSFTREWVDAVSKNTTRPIVFALSNPTMLSEGTPEDFLSWTDGQALVATGSPFDDVKLSGKTYFANQGNNAFIFPGVGVGTVLSGATYISDDMVWEAAYALAEFTELHYGEEERLFPELSRLKDASKAVAVSVMRRAFVDGVATVDKVQDEAIEKYVEDRTWRPDYLPVRLANEGGRKF
- the leuB gene encoding 3-isopropylmalate dehydrogenase, which gives rise to MSTLKLAVLSGDGIGPEVTQEALKVLDVLAQETDFSFETEHADFGGAAIDSSNNPFPDSCERLVKASDAVLLGAVGGPKWDELTGAMRPERGLLSLRGSLEVYANLRPARFFDSLCGASPLRPDLTSDVDFVTVRELIGGIYFGEPRGIVETDTGRVGSNTMIYHEDEIRRIGRVAFETAMGREKKLLSVDKANVLEVQRLWREVMTDLSKEYPEVELSHMYVDNCAMQMVTNPAQFDVLVTGNIFGDILSDASAALTGSLGMLPSASLGDGPGIYEPVHGTAPDIAGQGKANPLATILSVSMLLTHSAQRPDLGCLVDDAVEAVLAQGLRTGDIASGEEHERMVGTEEMGAAVGHQVKTLTGSRKECA